AGAAATGGTCAATTGTGCATCATCGTTGAGTTCAGTTTAGTCAACGTCAGTGCAGCTGTGTGCCTTACCGTCCTCTCAGATTGCAGTCTGTGAAATAAATATCAGAGATAAATTTCTCTGCCCTCTCGAGGAGAGTGCGCCTGTTCTTCAGCACAGGCTGGTGATACATCCccaaactaacacacacacacgcaccagcAGATTTGCACAACGGCGAGCACTCAAACCAAACACTACAACCTAAAATCTTCAGACAAGACCCGGAAGTAAAACGTTTTGTTGTTGAACTTAAAGTAACTAGCCGCTAGATGGCAGCACTGTCAAGATCTGGGCAAcgatgtgaaaatgttttccttCATCTAGAGGTTAGAAAGGGCAGGTAAACTGTGCAAGTACCACCAGTGGATATCTTATTGCATTTAACAGAAAGAACTGGTGAAATCATGTGAATCAGGGGACCTTATTCATTTTTTCAGGGGGGTTAGAGAATAGATATTAAAGGTCAAAAGAGGTCACTGATAGCATGATTCACTGGTAAAAGTAAGCGCATTAGACCTTTAAGTCAGTGATAATtacaaaatacaatgaaaaaaattgCAATGACAATGAATTTTTATTGAAAAACACacgtttttattttattttttattgaggCAGCAGTTTTTTGGTTATTTACACTTATTATACACAAAGTACATCCataaagtaaaacagaaaaatactaTGGCACAAATAAAATTCACAAAACAGTCGAGTGGcacttttttttgttaatgtgGCCACTGGATATCAGCAGTGAATTGAGGCCACAAGCAGCAATGAGCAGGTTGTGTTGGAAGAGTGGTAACTAACACTGTTGCAGTCATCAATGCACCACCATAAAGTTCTGTTGTGGGAAAACAGTcactcttttatttcctttacaATTCAGTGATTTCCTCATTTTATCAGGTGGCTTGTTAAATCAGTGTAAAGTATCTAATGTTTGTGGGCTTACAGTAAAAGTGTCATCTTATGCGCCATAAGCATGCAAATACACTGAACATAAACCCTGGAACATCCATAATGATCTAAGAGAAATGTATTGATATCATAAGGACAGAAAACGTGATCAAATGATCAAGGGAAACCCTGCGGGGACAACGTGATGATATGATAACTCTCCAACGATCCTGTGGTTAACTTCGCAGGCTACAGTGAGAGGCTCTCAGGAGTGCTGGGGAGTTAGTCTTGTGACCGGACTGGTGGACAGGGGTTAGGGGTCAGCCCACATGCAGCCTGAAAATACAAaagcctttttttcctctcctctcagcatTATTCACAGGGAAGGagcagtgtgtttctgtgtttgtacGCAGTTGAGTGGCCTTTTATTATAAAATCCATAGAGCAGCTCTAACTACAGGGTTCGTGGAAATGTGGTATAGCCCATCCCTCTCAGGCCACCCTACCATCAGGGATGTCTGTCAACTCCTGTCCCCCTATTGTTTGGTCTGTGGTTGGGCTTTCCACCACGCCTGGGCAGCCCAAGGGAATGGGTGCCACAGTCCAACTTGACCTGAGATTCTCACCAGTTCAGCTCTGGCCTTACTGTGTTTTGCCTGGAAGCCTTCTGGAGCTCTCCTTAAGACACTGACCACATCGTGTCAGATAAATAAAGGGGGATTAGAGAGGACAGATGTTCTTCTCTTTCTAAGGATATGCAGCATAAACCAACCTTTTAAAACATCCAGCATGGAGGCCTATCATGTTCTGCTGGCCACAACACAGCAAAGGAAGTCCAGTCTGTGgcttgagaaaaaaagagtgctTCCCAGAACCCCGGAGCTGCATGCAAACGTCATCATGTGATCTACTTAAACCTCGCATGTCTCCACAAACGTCCGAACTGACCCACAGGACAATTTCACAAATACAGTATGAGTGGTGCGAAAGGACAGGGGTCAACTGAGTTCCTTTGAGACAAGGTCATGGGAGATGAGCTATACCCTTGAGCCATACTCGTCTCTTTCTCCAATGTTGTATCCGGCACCTTTGCCTTTGTCTTGTTCAGCAGCAGATCTAAGAAAGGAAAGAACAATAGGCTATTCAGAATTGTATTGAATCTATGAATACATGCAATTTGCATTCCTAAATGAGGTTTATCATCTGTCAGTTCATTTCGTGTTCTGTCAATTACCTCTTGCTCAGGTTTATTTTGCCATCAAgataatgtttgttatttagTTCCCTGATATATGAGCAAGATGTTGAGGTGATTTAAAGCTAAGGCTtactttttctccctcccacAACTTAATTTATGCATATTTCCCACTACATCTGCCTATTCCCTTTGCACATGAGATTAGACATGTCtaaacagagagctgcagatgCTAATATTTTGCTGTAGGGACACATCATTCAACACTTGAAGAAAGGAGGAACATTGACACTATTTAATGCAGAAAGCCGGCAACCAACCCATCTGTGACGAAGCTGTCACTCAGCCTTTCACCTCCAAAAGCGGATCTTGCATCattagcatttaaaaaaaatgaaagactgGAAGTGATATCCACCAGTGAAGAGAGAGCTTCAAAGTGCACGTCTGGAGTGTGACTGGGTGCTGCTACCGCTTCCcctctcttatttttttctcttctacaGATAGATTTTTGAAAGCAGAAGACATTTACCCACAGAAATAAGTGATATGAACACATTTAAGGTTTGTCAATTTCATCATTAAAAATCTTTGTAACACAGATGAAATctatttttaatattcttttttgaattattgattattttcagttctttctcACCATTGTCACTAAGTCTTTTTTGTGTTAGTTTCctacagtttcagttttatttaaacagttaaCCAACTGAAGTTTTATATGTGGAcattgtagattttttttcattctctccaaATGTGTTTCCTCCTGTCTGCAGAAGTTATTTATGATTATAACATCAAAGATTCCTCTATAGATTAAGTTCTTCCCATACTACAACCTGAAAAGATTAGCAGGTGCACCATCTTATTTGTTGAGTTGTTAAATGGTTCGTAAAAGAACCAAACAATCACTTTCCTAGCAAACTACGCACAAATACACCCCGAGTATACATACAGTGTATGTATGAGTCACTGTAACTATTACACTTTCTccaaaaagctttttttctcaaattaaTTGGTTCTCAAATGTATTCTTAACTACATACCATAAAAGAAATCTCTTCTAATTACACAGCAATGCAAACTCAAAAAAATATTCCCCAGGGTTCCtcgtttttgtttttatagaaaACCACAGCTATACAAAATGGGCTCATAATTTACACATCACACTGTCATGGATGACTAAGAGTGGCACAAGTGAGTCTACATTCCCCAAAATCCCAACTAATGAGGACACAACCCCTGTAAATGCCATCATTCCTTTTGTAAACCATAGATGTATGGTTCAATTAAGGTTAACCGTTCTCCTGAAATACCCTCTCTGCAATTGTCcaatttatatatatttatatctcaCCCTCTAAAATCAGTTTATGGAAGCTCCAAATTTGCCCACGAAAATATGTTCAGCCTTCTCAACCTCATCTTTTGGGAGATTCAGACATACAGACACTGTCAGAAAGTGTGAGACACACCAGGTTTGAGCCAGACAAACATAAAATCCACAACTTCTTATCCCAAATCTCAAGTCTTTACAGTGCATGATTTCAGCAAGCACATCTGAGGtcttcttttattgtttttgccCATTGCTTACCTTTTTTGCCTTAAGAGACAGCATATTAAAGAGACAATGAGAACAAGTCCCACTGCAGAGCCCACCAGAATGGGAACCAGTAAACCTGCAGAGCATGGGGCAACAGAAGCAGAAAGGATTATGTGATAACTGGTTCATTTGGTGTGTGGGCTTGTATACTgtacagatatacagtatgtctgtgtggttttgaaaaggtaaataaattattgtaaatgaaaagaaataaaacaatcacTTGTTAAGGTGTAGTTTTAATAGTAAAagaaatatttgttattttgttacattCTCCACTTATTATACATTCTATATTTATTCCAGTAATGGATTAGTTTGGTAATTGCTACACTTTTAATTCAAAACAATGATTTTGGTGTTTGGGTAGTTCTTCTTTTCCCTTATCAACTGGCTGAATTAATTAAATTTAGATTGAGAAAAggtcattttaattattatgtTGCTTATTTGTTAAAACTCTACAAGAGGTGATAGATGTCTGTGGGCCACAAAGGGAGGATCCCTAAGTGTGAGATGAAGTATGACAAAAGGGCAAAGtgtaaatgtagaaaatgtacaACATACCGGTGTTCATCCAAGATAGATCAGCTGAGtagcaaagagaaacagagaaaagaaggtAAAAATGAAATTCACAGAGGTACAGATGCCACATATAAGGTACCCTTTGAGGAGAAAGCGTTGAAATTTTGAGGGGGTTTCATgacagataaagaaaacaacCAAATCATGCCTTAAAGATCTTTTATAAGAGAAACAAGCCTTTTCATGACACAAGCTGACAGTGATGAACTAGCAGATGTATTTTAAGGCCATTTTATCTCCATATTCTGCTGTTTGACGGTCAACTTACAGCATCATTTAACATGATATGAGTAAACCTCTCAGCCATATAATCCATCCTATGTCATTCCTGGATCTGgttatattttctgttgttgagCTTTTTCTCAAAAATCATTTATGCtccacaacacagcacacctcTATGACATGGATGTACACCACAAACAGCTTCTTCCATCCAGACCCCTGCTTTTGTTCAGAAATGAGCAGCTCAAAACATTACATGCTTTACATACTCTGCAGTATAGCTATAGAAGATAATTGTACAGAAATTTTAAGCAATAAAACAAGTTTTATAAGTTCATATAGTGAAAGGTGCAAATGCAGTATGGAAGAAATCTGCCATGTATGATTCAAGTATAATgcttttattgaaaaaaaaggTTCCCTATGTGCTGTACAGTAGCTGTTTCCTTACTTAGTGTAAATGGTAATTTGAACAGACGTACAAATTGTCAGAGAAGAAAGGAACATTACATTAAAGCGCTGAAGCTCTTGCAAATTCTTTTGGTTTAGCTGCATCTCTATATTGTGCGAAACAATAATTACTAGTTAGCTCCATAATTACCATCCTATAGAACTGAACTTGGCACACAGTATAACATGAAGGGTTATGAATATGAGTAAGTTTGCAAAAAACAATACCTACATTACATCAATTCATACTACAGTCTTTTTCTGATAGAAACTATAATTATGTGCACATACTGGAAAGAataatttaaacattaaatacatttgtgaGAAACATTGGTCAGAGGGCGTGGCTTGAAAATTAGTCTTTCATCGTTGGACCCACAACTGATGTCTGCTACACAAAGTGACATAATGTGAGTCTCAACTATGTCAGGAATCTCTCTAGTCTTCCCACTCCATTGGCAGAAGCCAGGGATGCGGATAGCCCTGGCTGTTCGGTTTCCTGGGAACAGTGGCAGGGGAGAGACTACCATAGTTTGTCATTGGCACACTGTGCTTGCTTGCTGTGGGAGTCTTCTTTTGATTCATCAAGGCTTTTGTCAGAGAGCGATCCAGCTCTAACGCCTCATCTGTCGGCCGTCCACGGATAATCTGTCTGATAGTGGGGAGGGCTAAATCTGACTTACAGTCCAGGTAGCTCTTGAGGTTGAGCTCGGGGAATACTGCATCTCTAAGAGCGGGAACCAGCTGGTTCTCAGTGTGGGACTGTTTGAGCTGATGGGAAACTCTCTGCTCCAGTGAGACGTAGCAGAGTGCATCTTCAGAAAGCCCTAACTTTCCCACAGACTGGTTGATCTGGCTCTTCTTCTTCAGGAATGGATTCAGCATTTGTTGCTTGAGCTTGGCCAGAGCCTCACTCTTGTGGTTCTTGAGGTCTTTCTTCTTGCCAGCGTGGAGCTTCTCTAAGCCACTTGGTAAGAGCTGATAGAGCCCTTCATCAGCCAGGTCTGCTAGGTCGCCAACCAGCAGCTGCTGAACAACTTGCTTCCTC
Above is a window of Lates calcarifer isolate ASB-BC8 linkage group LG10, TLL_Latcal_v3, whole genome shotgun sequence DNA encoding:
- the ca12 gene encoding uncharacterized protein ca12 isoform X2, with the protein product MHISSLPNHYTAAQLHFHWGSASRPAGSEHMVNSRQYAAEMHVVHFNSDKYPNMSSAIDKSDGLAVLGVLIEIGEFNPTFEQFLKFLNGIKYRGQKVQVPGFNIRALLPARLDEYYRYDGSLTTPPCYPSVLWTVFRNHVTISRKQFLALATTLYSSHAQDSAPVPLNGNFRKPQPADSRVVLVSFKEGRGLHNTLTVASPLTRKQVVQQLLVGDLADLADEGLYQLLPSGLEKLHAGKKKDLKNHKSEALAKLKQQMLNPFLKKKSQINQSVGKLGLSEDALCYVSLEQRVSHQLKQSHTENQLVPALRDAVFPELNLKSYLDCKSDLALPTIRQIIRGRPTDEALELDRSLTKALMNQKKTPTASKHSVPMTNYGSLSPATVPRKPNSQGYPHPWLLPMEWED